cacgacctgaactgaaggcagacactcaaccactgagccacccaggtgccccagttttgttttttttaattaataaaattgttaaaaatggtCTGGTTTGTGGGGGTATTAACTCCTGGCCTTCAGACAGAAGCCAAGTGCCTATTGATCAGGAAGCTGTATAAGGGATTCCTACAGTGAGAAGATTGAACTTAGTTGCCTTCCAACTCTTTGGTCCAACATTCCTCTGATGAGACCGCTTTTTCTCGTCTTCTCTTAGATGGAGGAACAAGTTCTGACACGAGTGCGGAGGAAGATCCGAAACAAAAAATCTGCCCAGGAGAGCCGCAGGAAGAAGAAGGTGTATTTGGGAGGTTTAGAGAACAGGTACAGAAGGGAgagggacctgggggtggggatgtggggacAGAGGTAGTTGGAAGTGTTGGGGTTTTGAAGGAGGGGGATACAGGCCATATCCCCACATCCTATTATTCCCACAGAGTCTTGAAATATACAGCCCAGAACCTGGAGCTACAGAACAAAGTACAGCTCCTGGAAGAACAGAATTTGTAAGCAACTCTCTAACATTAGTCTCTTGTCTCTCCCGTTTTATGCTGTCTCACTCTTTCCCTTGCACCACACTGGATTTCTCACTTAGCAGCTCCCACTTGCAAGGTCTGGTGCTTAGCCTTTAGTGGGTCTGATGCCAAAAAGCTCACAGtaatggggaacaaaatcacaaGTAACTAATAAgtaacaagaaagagaaaggaaggagtaaGAAAGACTCAGTGGGGCAGATAACATTTGATAATAGATCAGATTCTGGGGTGGGGATCAGGGTAGGGAGCGCTCTGGGCAGAAGGAACACAGGTGTGTTGAGCTAGAAAGTGAATGTTGAATTCCTGGTGGATTATGTGCGTGGCTGATCAGGCATTGTAGAACTCTTGAAGGTATTTGCAAAGGAGTTTTCAGGGCAGGACAGAAAGGTGTTTGTTTTAATGAGGAACTTCAAGCATTCTGTCCACAGAGAGGAAGAATCCATTTGCAAAAATAGGACAAAAAGCCAAAGAGAACTCAGTGCACAGATGGAGGGGTGGCCTTAACAGGGGGGTTTCATTGTATCTCTGGGTGCCAGACCAGGGACTGCTCCCTGTCCCCTCTCTTCTTCTAGGTCCCTTCTGGACCAGCTGAGGAGACTCCAGGCCATGTTGATTCAGATATCAAACAAAacgagcagcagcagcacctgtgTCTTGGTGAGGATGGTGATGGAAGGAGAGGTCCTTTTTTTCAGGTGGCAGGGATAGGGTTGCAACCTAGAgcccttcttcattttctttttccttctccaggtCCTACTGTTCTCCTTCTGTCTGCTCATTGTACCTGCTATGTACTCCTCTGACACAAGGGGGAGCCTGCCAGCTGAGCATGGAGGTGAGAGGCTTGAGAATACCATTAGTGAAGGGATAGGCCGAAGCCCGGCTAGTCCTTGAGGGGTCTTTGTTTCCTTAGTGTTGTCCCGCCAGCTTCGTGCCCTCCCCAGTGAAGACCCCCACCAGCTGGAGCTGCCTGCCCTGCAGTCAGAGGTACCAAAGGACAGCTCAGACCAGGAGCTCCAGGCCCCTGGCAACTCTTGCTGCCCGCTCTACCACCTGCCTCAGGCTCCTGGTGCTGAGTCTCCCTTGAAATTGCCACTTCCTGTCCCTTCCTCAAAGTCCCCCTGTTCctgtcccctccttcccctgcatGCAAATTTCACAAGAGATGGGGGATGGCTCCCTACACACAGCCCCACATCTGTTATCTTACAGGGCAGATATTCAGGCTAGATGTCCAGGTGGGGGATGCGAAGCCAGAGCCTGGGGTTCCTAGTCTGTGTCCAAGTGAAAGGAGTGGGAGGGGGCTAACCTGTGAGCTCCTGTGTCCTGTGTCAGGAAGCCTGAGAGTTCAAACACACCACACTTAACTGGCTTTCTGGGTCTTTTATTTGTACCCATGTAAGTCTACCACCCCATGAATGGGCCTGGGGTAATCAACTGACCTCCTTGAACATTTCATGCAAtgggaaatagagaaataaataagtgattCTGACGCTTGGGTCACCCTCAACCCCTCTTTACTGGCGCGATTTGGGTGGGAAAGGAAGGGGCCTGATTGTCTTGGTGGCTCAGGATTGCAGGAGACTGGGGGCTTGGGGGTGGGcagtgaagaggaagaggaaaagccaGGCTGGAGGCTGGGCTGTTAGAGCCTCCCTCCAAGACTGCTGAGGGCTCACTTTGGGTTTGCCATAGCTTCCTTTGGTCCAAGTTTAGGCCCTGTGCTTAGTTCTGTGCCATGTGCGGCTACTGGCCTGGAGGCCTttttctgctgctgctgttgcagGGCCAGCTGCATGGCCCAGATGCTCAGTGGCCGCATGTAGGCCAATGAGCGGAACACCCGCTGCTGGCAGTATGCTTCAGGGGTCTGGAAGGCCAGCCCCAGGCGCTCCCACACAGTTCGGTAGCAGCCTTCAGCTGTCTGGAAGCCTTCCCAAGTCAGGCCCTGGAGGAAGAGATGTCAGCCACATTACTTGGCGATCTATGAATAGCTACTTCAGCCGGACAGATAGAGACAGTAGGGCCTCTGCCCTCTGACAGTTTCCAGCTAGTGGTAGAAAGAAACTTGACCCATAGGCAGAAGATAGGAAATGGAAGGCAggctgggaaaaaaagagaggcttTCCAGATGGCTAAGGCTCTACAGAAGTTTGATGGCTGAGGAAGTTTGCCAGCCTGATGGTAGAAAGATGGAAAGGGAGTGCCTTACCTCCTGGATCATGGTAGCTGCCAGTCCATAGACCACACCCACCCAGACTTCATCAGACTGGACGCTGGATCTGTCGGGGACACCATGGGGCTGCATCCCATTCACAGCCCCCATTGCTCCTCCTGCAAAGGCCCGGACGTTGAACTCAAAGATAGTTTGGAGAGCACAGACCACATGTCGGGTAGGAAATACCTAGGCGGGGGGTAAAGGCAGAATCATGGTTTCCAAAATTTGCTTCTTAACTCCAGGAAAAACCCACCTTTCTCTTTGGCTCCTCCTCCTAGTCCTACTCACCTCAGTGTCTCCTTCTCCTAGACCACTGGCCCTCAGGAACCATTGGCCCGCACACTGGTCAGACATGATGCTACAGGACTGGGGCTGAGGGCTGCAATCATAGTTGTAGTAGCGGCCTAGGGTAGAGGAAGACAAAATAAGCCTCCCTGTGCCCCCGTAGCTGCCTTAAGACTCCTGAGGATCCTCCAACTCACCATTCCACAACAGTCTCTCATAGGCTTCTTGGCCCCGTCTAAGGATGGAAGAAAACTTATCTTGGACATCGTGTGCCCCACACAGAATAGCCATCTGGACCATCACAGCCACAGCTGCCAGCCACAGTCCTCCACAGTAAGCACTGATCAgggacatgggttgggggtcagACTGGCAGCTCCAGCCACTCCCATGCAATATAACAAGAAATGAGTCATTCTTCCTTGAGCCCACAATTCCTGGGTGCCTGGTTCCCCACCTCAGGCACCCTGTAAATCCCTACTCCCCAACCTGGGGCCTGTAGTGACCCATCCATCATAGGTCTGGTCTGCATAGCCTCCGTTCTCAATGAGTCCATCTTGGTCCTTGTCAAACTTCATTTCAGACTCCATCACAGCCTAGAGAGGGACCAAGACACTGAAGACCTAGATAGATACTAAAGAGCAACAAGAGCCAGCTGGCCTTCCCCCAAACACCAGCCAGGCCCTTGGCACACTGGCCCCTGCACATGCATGTCTTACCAGACACACAGGCCACATGTCTCTCAGGAAGCCCTGGTCACCCGTCAGGTAATAGTCTCGATAAACCTGCAGCACAAACTTCAGATTTAGGTCCTTCCAGTCAGCTGTATCATGGACCACGTACGCATTGACTCGGAGCCATGGCTCGTCATCTGTGGGAGGCGAGGAAACCTGACTGATCTGCATTGGTGGGTAGAGGAGAGGGTGCAAAAGTTGAGGGAGGGAAGTGAACTCTGGGGTAGAAGGACTTTTACCTGGGTCCCCAATATCATGGGGGATGACGTTCCTCCTTTTCACAGGTGCCATTACCCCACTCATCAGGTATTGTCGCCGTGTCAGGTCCTCCCTGAGTGTGGCCACAGCTAGGGGAGCAGACACATaagtgggagggggcagggaatgGGCAGACTTCAGGTGGAGCACAGAATGGTGTTTATAACCCTAGAGGGGAACTGTAGGCAGGATGCAGGTATGTTgggtggagaggaaggagaaaatccAAGGGAGCACAAGGATtcaggggtgtgggggggctAAGAGGGCAGAAGGGGCACAAAGGGACCCTCACCCATATCATACTGCAGGCTGAGCTCGAGTTTGGGCCAGAGCATGACGAGGGCAAAGGAAGCGTAAAAGTGGACATCATATGTGTTGTACATGCGATATTCCTGGcctggaggcaggagagagacaCACTTGCCAAAATTCCCGCTTCCCTTTCAATGTCTCTAGCTTGTCCTTGAGTTGGGGATGGGGCACTGGCATACTCCACACCTGCCACTTACCCTCTTATCCCAACAATCCCCTGGGGTAGGCAAAACCCACTATCCTGCCTTGTGGTAGGGCACCTACTGGACTCATGGATATGGCCTGCTGTGTTGTAGCCCACCAGCAGCCCGTACCTTCAAGGTAGCCAAATCGACCATATTCCCGGAGGATGGGGCGGAGCTGACACATGCTCTCCACCAGCTCCTCTGGTAGGGAGTCCTCGGGAACTTCCAGCCATACTGTGCCTCCATCAGCCAGGAAGTATAGTTCATTGAACAGTGCAGATTTGTACCAGGCAGGCAAGGATCTGGGGAGTCAGGAGGTTGGAATGGTCTAATGAGTGTAGACTTCCCAGGAAAGAAAGGATTCTGGAGTTCTGCAGAATGAGGGCATCAAGTGAATCCCACCCCAACTCTGTTGATTGTGGTGGGTGGAAACTGAACCAAGGAGTCCCAACTGGAGTGTGAGTGCCCGGGAGAAAGGCAAGAGACTGGCCCCACTGGCACCTGTCGTCCAATACTGGGCTCTGCCAAGCTGAGATCTTCTCTTCCCAGTCTACGTACTGGCATAGAGCATAGTGGCTAAGAGCAGGTGCTGCATTACCATCGCGGCCAAAGAACCTCGTGTACCGCCTGggatggaaagaaagaggaatgagTACCTAGGTTCCAGATCAGAGCTCTAGCATCTGGGATCCCTGTAGTCTCTTGGCCCGTTCACCTGTAGTAGACCTGGCCCTTAGCTCCAAACATGATTCTGGGCATATCCCAAGCCAGTGAGAACTCCAGGCGGCACTGGCCTCGAGGTGGCAGCTTTCCTGTAACACACACAGCCCCAGCGATGCCTGCTCCTTTCTGTGAGGGGGTGCTTCGACCTGAGAGAAGTACAAGAGAAATTGGCACAGGCATCCCCTTCtgccccagggatccctaatatggGAAATTCATTGCCAGGTGTGTCACCCTTCCTCCCAAGACAGGGATAGCCTCTATTCCCACCACCTCCCTATCAAATCCCATCATTACCAGCAGGGGAGTCCAGCTGTCCATCTTGAAGCAGATCTTGCCACACCTGCTGCCCAGTGCTGTCAGGGTCAAAGGCTGTGATATGGGTTACCGTGGTATCCGCCTGTCAAGGGGCCAAAGACTGAGGAGAAGCTCCACAAATATGCTGGCTTTGGGCTGACTCTCCAGTTCCCATTATAATTCCTACCTCCAAGTGCCAGAGGCTTAAGGGCTACAGTGAGGATGGGACTCAGGAATTGAGGAAACGAAGAGACTGCAGCAGGATGGGGTGGGCTCAGGGGCTGGCTGAGGGTCGGGGTTTGGGGGTTAAGGCCTAGGGCAGGCTCTGACGTACCGTGAGTCGTGCAGCCACGGCCATCGTGTAGGGATTCGGAAGGGCTGGATGATGGAGCAGCAGCCCCTGTACCGTCTCTCCATCACGCTCCAGACAGAAGGGCTCATTCCACAATCCCCCTATGGCGTCATCCCCACCCCCTAGTCCATTCCGCATGGAGAACATGATGGACACATCCAGGGCTTCATCCCCTTCATTTTCCACATCCCACACAAAGACTCCTACAGGCAGGCTGCTGTCCTGGGATCAAAAGATCAGACTCAGATGGTCCTGTGTAGCCCCTCTTGGCCCCACTCCTCCACACTGAGGACCTGGCTCAAATACTAACCCCTGCCCCAGTAGACTCTTTGGTTTCCCCTCGTATCTCCCCCTTTTCCCAGGCAGGCTGTCTTACCACTGAGTGGAGGTCCCAGAAAACCAGCATGATGTCATGTTCCTGTCCCCATTGTTTCACAGATTGTGGAGTTTCCAACAGAGACAGGTCTTAGGGAAGGGAGGGCAATGGAGGAAACAACAGTGGGAGCCTCACCTGGTAGTCATGGGGTAAGATGGGTGTGATCTGGCGACAGGTGAGGGTGACATTCTGGCCAGGAAGCTGATAGACAGTCCAGGCTCGGGGATAGAGGGCGTGGTAGAATGCAAAGTACCCACACAGGCCCCAGTTCCAGCTGCGTAGGACACTTGGGCGCTCCACGGACAGGACTTGCTGGTACACAGTCTTTCCCTCCCGACGCAAGCACACTGTGAACTAAACCAAGAAGGCAGATGGGCTGGAATGGGGTGACCACAGGCACTTCAAACCAGTCTCCCGTCCCTTTTCAGAGCCTACAGGGGTTATCATTGCGCCACAGCCTCGCTCGTCCGCCAGGCCCCTCTCCCACACTGTGAGTCACCATCAGgtcctgcctcctcttcctcctcctctctctggctTCCCCTCTCTTCTTACTGTGGTGGTCTTCGTGCCCTCACTGTTTCTGCTTTTATGCTCTGCCTCTTCCCATCTGGTAGCAGAGTGATCTTTCTTACAGACAAATCAAGATATGCTAGTCTGTGTTTATGTTTCAGTGACTCCCCATGGCCCTCAGGCTAAAGTCTCAAGTCTTCTACCTGGCTTTCAAGGCCCTTCTGGATCTGGCCTCTCCCTGCCCATCAGACTCATTACTTGTTTGAATACTTATATTCTGGTCATGTCATATACTTGCTGTTCCTTGAACACACACTGTTTTCTCCTCCATGCCTTTACTCCTGCTCACTCTCCATCTGGTGAAACCTCTCATCCTTCAAAGCCTAGGTCAAATGGCATCTCCTCTCCTGGAGCAGTGAGTCATTCTCCTGTCTGTCCCCCTACCTCTCTAGTCTAGCATGTtataatgtttttgtttatattcGGACTCCCTGGCTGCTCTATGGGTTCTTTGAGGGCAAGGTCCTCCCCAATTTAATGAGGCCTGCCCTCTACCACGACTCTACCACTAGAATTGGGCACAGTTGGCATGTGTAGGGAGAGAATGGGCGAAGTCTAGAGCAGTGGCCCTTTTTTCTCAGTGTACTATCTATCCCTCTCATTTTGTCTCTTATGTGGTCTCACAGTCTCCATTTTCTCAAAGTCCTATTCCTCTAATACAAACTTAAGCTTTTGGAGGATAGGGGCTATGAAAGCTTAATATCTCTTCCCTTGCTTCAGTGTATGCCTGATGTTTTTTTTATGTATGAATAGAATAATTTTTTACATTGTTGGAATGGTAGATAATGGTTAAGACCATGGGCTTTTTAACCACATTGAGAGCTGGTTCTGAATCCCAATGCTTCCATTTGCCAACCACATGACCTTGAGTATGTTACTAGATCTCGttggatctcagtttcctcatctataaaatgggcataataatggTACTTACCTTGTAGGAACTGTCTTTAAATCTTAAATATCACACAAAAATGCATAGCACAATCTCTAGCACATGTTAAGCATGCAATAATTACTTTAACTCTAGAGTCACAATTCTGGAAGGCACTTCCCCTCAGGATACCTAATGGATGAGCCAGAGAGGAAGCTTGGGGCACTGGGCAGGGCTGGTAAACCTGAACTAGGAAGGGCATTGTCATTAATTGGACTCAAGGTCTGCTAgtcattttttctttgaagatgagCTGAAAGCTGGAGGCATCTCTCAGACAGGAAATGGAAACGTGGCTGACACCTCCACCTGTGAGGTCGCTAGAGAGATGATGAAAggtagaccatgtgactctggcaaTCGAGGGCCCATGTGTGATGAAGGGACAAGGGAAAAGAAGTAAAGcttcagaaaagggaaaaaggctAGAGATCTATGCTGGGGAGAGGAAGGGCTTCCCAGGCCCTCAGCCAGGGATACCTCCAGAGGAGTGGTCACCAGCAGAGGAGCTGATCTCTAGCTAAGGGTGGCAAATCAGGGTGAACAGTGGGTACTCTACACACCTTCCCCCCCCATGTATTTAGAGACTTtgggctttttttcccttctgtcttACTACATGTTCTTTTAACCAGGTTATATGATCTAGAAATTTCCTGCATCCTCTGTGGCTGGGTACTGGCAAAGCTAGTGGAGCTGGGGAGTGAAGGACATAGGAGGCATTTAGTAGAGAAATGGAGGGCACAGGGGTGTTGGGGCTGTTTATGCTTTTGAGAAACGTGTGCTCTTGGAGTATCTCATTCCTAGTACATCCTGGCACAAGGGTGGGCACCTGGAAAGCATCTTAAATATACTTATAGGAATGAATCATGTGCACAGGAGCATATCTAACTTCTACATCCTACATGGGCCAAGAGGCTCTTCCTGGGCTGGGGTACTGTTCTGGACCTGTCCCCCACCTACTGGTTCTCACCTGGTCAGCGATGACTGTCCGGTGCTGGTACATTCCAGGATTAAGCTGCCAACGACAGAATTGGCCTCTCCAGCCTCGGGTGATAGTGCCTCCCCCGATGCCACCCAAAGGACAACCTAGAGGTAGAATCAGGATGGTTAGTGGGGCATCGGGAGAGGAAAAGAAGCCCATTATTCACTTTCTAGACTATAAAGATGAGTTTCTCAAAAAAAGCAGGGATAGCAGTTCAACACATTAtacactttaaacttacacaatgtttgGTATCAATTATAGCTCAGTAAAGCTAGGGAAAGAAAACCCTAGGGGATAGGGCAGTTCACTGTGGGTAAGCTAGAAGCCTCTTTGCTTAGCTCTGCAGCAGACCCAGAGTCTGGGCCCTTTCTGTGCAGAGCAGAGCTGGGGTGAGGCTCACCATAGATCTGTCTCAGAGGTACACAATTGATGAGGTCGATGAAAGGTGTCTTCTTCTCTACCTGGGTTTTCCGGTACCACCACTGCAAGTACCTGAGGAGCAAGAGGCAGTGTGAGTGGAAGGGGCAGTGGGCCATACCTCCCAGGCTGCCATCACCTGCCTTTCTCCAGGTACCTAGTTGTAACTTCCCATTAAATGTCTGCAGTGGACCCATTCCCTTCCCCTTCAAATCTCTCCTCCTCTCTACTTCTCTAGGGTTCAGGgtcccctcctcttcccagctCACAGCATGAGACCATCTTTGTTTCTCCTCTCTATTCTcaggagctttctttttttttttttttttccctcaggagCTTTCTGACCTTGCCTCACCCCTAACTGCACTGCCACTACTTAAGGTTAGCCTAGGAGTTTTTGTCTGATGTGCTGAAAGAGCCAGTTTTGGTTTCCcgactaccccccccccccccataggcACAGTCctctggaataattttttttttaaatgattatttttcttcctaactGTGGAAGGTGAAAATCTATAGAATGTAccagatggaaggaaaaaaatcccaccCATAGACAACCAGTGTTTATATTTTGGggcatatcctttttttttttttttttaatttatttattcatgagagagagagagaaagagagagagagagagagacaggcagaggaagaagcaggctccatgcagggaggatgtgggacttgatccccggactccaagatcacaccccggcccgaaaccgctgagccacgcaggtgtcccagggGCATatccttttaaatcttttttaaaagttcagcaTTTAAACTAAGCTTTCTGAGTCTACTCTCTCATAATAGTCtagtaaaaatctaaaaaatccCTAAATTTTCCTGGTCTTGTCACAGCTTTGTGTCTAATAGACAAATGATTCTGGTTGGAATTCAAGGCTCTGACACATCTGTTTCAGCCTAACTTCTAATCTTAAGTCCTACAAATCCCCATTCAGAATGGATCCTCGATAAGCAACCCTTGCCCCACCAGACTCCCAATTTCACTGTCCTCCCTGCCCAGCCATTGTATACCCATTGTTCAAGCATACCACTTGTAACCATGTATTTGGGGtaactcctctgagcctcagtttccttgtctacaAAATGAGGTACCTCCTGTCCTACCTACTTCATGGAATGGTTGAAAGAGTAAATAACATAATAGATAGGAAAGCCATAAGGTGGAGTATCTGTCTTGGGTATGATCGTTCCTTGTACATACACTATCTGAACTCCCAATCAGACACTGTCTTGTTATTTCAGTGTTCCTCACAGGAATCTGACATACTTTCAAATTCCTTGGGGAAAGGGATATTGACAAAGACTAGTTGGTTACCCATAGCTTCAAGCACAGGGCAGGGCACATGGTGtgtatttagtaaatatttgctgaatttacCAGGGAGTGCACAAACAATGAAGCACTAGACAGATGAACATGAaggggagcaaggggaggggaaatGTGATTATAGAATAGGAAGGGTACATTctaggagcagggggaggaggagggaaggcaaaggATGAGATGATGAAAAGGCAGAAGGTCCACTCTGCCAGCTTAGAGGAAACTGGACTTTGAAACTAGAGGCCAGAAAGAATTGAGGATAGGAGGGAGGGTATAGCGGGG
This sequence is a window from Canis aureus isolate CA01 chromosome 10, VMU_Caureus_v.1.0, whole genome shotgun sequence. Protein-coding genes within it:
- the CREB3 gene encoding cyclic AMP-responsive element-binding protein 3 isoform X2 — encoded protein: MELALDLGDQDLLDFLLEESGDLGAGPPLSEALSEWEAEDFLSSMLSPPASLNVLSSSDSCLVHHDHTYSLSQQHVSIDLDGGSYGKEEAQTTPLQVEEPAEQMEEQVLTRVRRKIRNKKSAQESRRKKKVYLGGLENRVLKYTAQNLELQNKVQLLEEQNLSLLDQLRRLQAMLIQISNKTSSSSTCVLVLLFSFCLLIVPAMYSSDTRGSLPAEHGVLSRQLRALPSEDPHQLELPALQSEVPKDSSDQELQAPGNSCCPLYHLPQAPGAESPLKLPLPVPSSKSPCSCPLLPLHANFTRDGGWLPTHSPTSVILQGRYSG
- the CREB3 gene encoding cyclic AMP-responsive element-binding protein 3 isoform X1; translated protein: MELALDLGDQDLLDFLLEESGDLGAGPPLSEALSEWEAEDFLSSMLSPPASLNVLSSSDSCLVHHDHTYSLSQQHVSIDLDGGSYGKEEAQTTPLQVEEPAEQEIARLILTDEEKRLLEKEGLTLHGTLPLTKMEEQVLTRVRRKIRNKKSAQESRRKKKVYLGGLENRVLKYTAQNLELQNKVQLLEEQNLSLLDQLRRLQAMLIQISNKTSSSSTCVLVLLFSFCLLIVPAMYSSDTRGSLPAEHGVLSRQLRALPSEDPHQLELPALQSEVPKDSSDQELQAPGNSCCPLYHLPQAPGAESPLKLPLPVPSSKSPCSCPLLPLHANFTRDGGWLPTHSPTSVILQGRYSG
- the CREB3 gene encoding cyclic AMP-responsive element-binding protein 3 isoform X3; the encoded protein is MLSPPASLNVLSSSDSCLVHHDHTYSLSQQHVSIDLDGGSYGKEEAQTTPLQVEEPAEQEIARLILTDEEKRLLEKEGLTLHGTLPLTKMEEQVLTRVRRKIRNKKSAQESRRKKKVYLGGLENRVLKYTAQNLELQNKVQLLEEQNLSLLDQLRRLQAMLIQISNKTSSSSTCVLVLLFSFCLLIVPAMYSSDTRGSLPAEHGVLSRQLRALPSEDPHQLELPALQSEVPKDSSDQELQAPGNSCCPLYHLPQAPGAESPLKLPLPVPSSKSPCSCPLLPLHANFTRDGGWLPTHSPTSVILQGRYSG
- the GBA2 gene encoding non-lysosomal glucosylceramidase isoform X2, whose product is MAAPESDLEGNRGGQRTQRDNRGGARGGFIAVAADAAAAAAPRLHRDTSSPRLSPAPGPPRRHLTTTVTRIWTWLARYFVPEDLGPGITEAVGTQDPGIMGTGVPASEQTRCAKGDPQVDCPEDAGDTEAGQVTDFESPEDKRPQSEPGYSNPEDSGQLMASYEGKAKGYQVPPFGWRICLAHEFAEKRKPFNANNVSLSNLIKHLGMGLRYLQWWYRKTQVEKKTPFIDLINCVPLRQIYGCPLGGIGGGTITRGWRGQFCRWQLNPGMYQHRTVIADQFTVCLRREGKTVYQQVLSVERPSVLRSWNWGLCGYFAFYHALYPRAWTVYQLPGQNVTLTCRQITPILPHDYQDSSLPVGVFVWDVENEGDEALDVSIMFSMRNGLGGGDDAIGGLWNEPFCLERDGETVQGLLLHHPALPNPYTMAVAARLTADTTVTHITAFDPDSTGQQVWQDLLQDGQLDSPAGRSTPSQKGAGIAGAVCVTGKLPPRGQCRLEFSLAWDMPRIMFGAKGQVYYRRYTRFFGRDGNAAPALSHYALCQYVDWEEKISAWQSPVLDDRSLPAWYKSALFNELYFLADGGTVWLEVPEDSLPEELVESMCQLRPILREYGRFGYLEAVATLREDLTRRQYLMSGVMAPVKRRNVIPHDIGDPDDEPWLRVNAYVVHDTADWKDLNLKFVLQVYRDYYLTGDQGFLRDMWPVCLAVMESEMKFDKDQDGLIENGGYADQTYDGWVTTGPSAYCGGLWLAAVAVMVQMAILCGAHDVQDKFSSILRRGQEAYERLLWNGRYYNYDCSPQPQSCSIMSDQCAGQWFLRASGLGEGDTEVFPTRHVVCALQTIFEFNVRAFAGGAMGAVNGMQPHGVPDRSSVQSDEVWVGVVYGLAATMIQEGLTWEGFQTAEGCYRTVWERLGLAFQTPEAYCQQRVFRSLAYMRPLSIWAMQLALQQQQQKKASRPVAAHGTELSTGPKLGPKEAMANPK
- the GBA2 gene encoding non-lysosomal glucosylceramidase isoform X1, translated to MAAPESDLEGNRGGQRTQRDNRGGARGGFIAVAADAAAAAAPRLHRDTSSPRLSPAPGPPRRHLTTTVTRIWTWLARYFVPEDLGPGITEAVGTQDPGIMGTGVPASEQTRCAKGDPQVDCPEDAGDTEAGQVTDFESPEDKRPQSEPGYSNPEDSGQLMASYEGKAKGYQVPPFGWRICLAHEFAEKRKPFNANNVSLSNLIKHLGMGLRYLQWWYRKTQVEKKTPFIDLINCVPLRQIYGCPLGGIGGGTITRGWRGQFCRWQLNPGMYQHRTVIADQFTVCLRREGKTVYQQVLSVERPSVLRSWNWGLCGYFAFYHALYPRAWTVYQLPGQNVTLTCRQITPILPHDYQDSSLPVGVFVWDVENEGDEALDVSIMFSMRNGLGGGDDAIGGLWNEPFCLERDGETVQGLLLHHPALPNPYTMAVAARLTADTTVTHITAFDPDSTGQQVWQDLLQDGQLDSPAGRSTPSQKGAGIAGAVCVTGKLPPRGQCRLEFSLAWDMPRIMFGAKGQVYYRRYTRFFGRDGNAAPALSHYALCQYVDWEEKISAWQSPVLDDRSLPAWYKSALFNELYFLADGGTVWLEVPEDSLPEELVESMCQLRPILREYGRFGYLEGQEYRMYNTYDVHFYASFALVMLWPKLELSLQYDMAVATLREDLTRRQYLMSGVMAPVKRRNVIPHDIGDPDDEPWLRVNAYVVHDTADWKDLNLKFVLQVYRDYYLTGDQGFLRDMWPVCLAVMESEMKFDKDQDGLIENGGYADQTYDGWVTTGPSAYCGGLWLAAVAVMVQMAILCGAHDVQDKFSSILRRGQEAYERLLWNGRYYNYDCSPQPQSCSIMSDQCAGQWFLRASGLGEGDTEVFPTRHVVCALQTIFEFNVRAFAGGAMGAVNGMQPHGVPDRSSVQSDEVWVGVVYGLAATMIQEGLTWEGFQTAEGCYRTVWERLGLAFQTPEAYCQQRVFRSLAYMRPLSIWAMQLALQQQQQKKASRPVAAHGTELSTGPKLGPKEAMANPK